The sequence below is a genomic window from Anoplolepis gracilipes chromosome 9, ASM4749672v1, whole genome shotgun sequence.
TTCTTGAATTGTTTTCGAGAATAGGTTAAGTGATGGAAAACACGTGCTGTCTTGCATAGGTAgcatgatatatatttgaatagatctctatagataaatatattcaaaaatatatttatatacaggtaaatatttgtatatatctattattacatatgtgttttattaattcgATCATTTTCATTCacgaataataatgtattacattAAAGAGTTCGTAAAAGAAAAGGGGAATTGTGCAGTggatattgatttaatatctctttaaacatagctatttttcttctaaatcAGGTGACGTtgaacattaaattaaaaaacatgatGGGAGCACAGGAAGCCGATGGAAAGAAACGAAAGAAGAAACGTTCTCACATGCAAATGGCAAAAAAATTTGCTCGTCAGAGAAACTCAAGAAACAATCTGGATCAGGACACCTTTGAGTACATGATTCGCATTGTCGAGTTGATGCGTAAAGACTTCTCTTCACCTGAGGAGAAACTGATATTCGTACAGAACGTTTACAAGGAGACAATAGGTCATGAGGTTGATTGTGCACGTAATCAAATTGGATCTTATGTTATGGACTCTCTCTTGAAATACGCTAGCTTGCAGGCAATTCAAAAACTGGTACAAGCGTTTGAATCCTCTCTGAGACAGTTGAGCTGCGACAAATCTGCTAGTCACGTGttggaaaagataataatagtcTGCGCTGATAGAGGCAATCAAATCTCTACGTCAAGTAACACTGCAACAAATAAGACAGAATTGGAAAAAGTTATTGATGCTGTTATTGAAGTTAAGCTATCTGAAGTAAATTCTTATAACAATATTGTTTTGAAGCTGAGCAGATATTTTCTTAACAATATAGAGGAGTTTGTATTTGACACTTATGCTAATCACGTATTACGAACAGTTATCAAATGTTTAGGAGGATTAATTGTAGATAGTGAAAGTAGTAAGAAATCTACCGTACCAAATTTCACGGATAGGCGTCCAGTGATACAAGATTATAAGGATTTGTTGATACAAAGCTGTGATCGATTACAGAAATGGCCACAATTTCATCAGTTTGGAAAGCAAGAAATTACTTCTGGTTTAGTACaatgtatattgtattctTTGAAAGACATTGACGAAGATTTAACAAAAGTCattatcaagaaaattataaaagaatgttttaaaaCAGAAGAAGATGAGAagttatcaaatatatttaatgcagaCTCTTCTATCAGGATATTGGAAGCTTGTCTAATGGTAGCACAGCCGAAAACTTTCaagaaattatacaatatatattttgctgaaaatttaaaacatttgtgTTTGACAGAGAATACCAATTTTAGTGTACAaagattattagattattgtaATACCAAGGAACtgtttgaagaaatatttgacaaaGTGTCAGAAAACTTTCCAGAAATTCTTAAGCAAAGTTTCACTGGGATATTAGTTAGCACTGGAAATGCATGCTTAAGATTGCAAACAAAACAAGGTGCATTTGTCAACGCAATGATCAAGCTGCTGAAATGCGATACACCTACAGAGGATCAGACACAGCTTGTGTGGTGTATAGTGACTTTGAAAGATCCAACTCAACTAAAagctatttcaaataattcacAACCACTCAACTTACATGGaagtttaataattcaagTCATACTGAATTTCAACAAACCCATCAAAATTGTGAATTCCTTATTGGAGATGAACAATGAAGagttattgcaattattcaatGATCCAAAGGGTAGCCGAATCTTAGATGCTTTCATGGACAGCAAATACATCGGTGAGAAAAGCagggaaaaattatataaaaaactacaAGGAATTTGGGCAGAATTAGCGAAAAGCACACATGGATCTAGGTGTGTAGACAAAATGTGGCTATGGGCTCGTATGAATCAAAAGATTCTCATTATGGAAGAGTTGGCTGTAGCTGGAAAATCTTTAGAAGCCACAAAAACGGGCAAGATTATCTCTACAAAACTGAACGTTCCATTGTTCGCGAGAAGTAAGAAGGACTGGTCGGAGTCGCAAGGTAAAGAAGAGAAAACTAAAGCGTTGTTTGCAGATATTATTGGAAAGACTTCTAAAAAATGAAcagttgaaaaaatattgcatatcaCAATATAACGActtgttatgtatatatttatcaaataaatggcaaaatttgtatattgttttgtttattatatcaattagtTCTCCACGAAGAGTAGATAAAATCGAATAAACGCGTAATGATAGTTATctcctttatttttatgaaaaatatagaatatgtttatgagtatttttaaaattatgaagtatgtttatgaatatttttaaaattaaaaacgtaaaatatttaattaaaaataattagacttatataattaaatttatcctatttttaactaaataaCGTTGTAGGTATAATGAAAATCTGGtggtatcatttttttttacgttctGACATAgaataatcattatatatttcgttagtttacaaatacattttataatatccatATCATACATCCCCGCAACGCAATATGCctaagaaaaattacaataattcatAGTCTAGATTTGAGCAAAGTTTCCTAATGCGTATGATCGATAAATTCACTTCATCTCTCTGTGTGTGACTAGacttaaatatatgtgataattATATCCTGAGGTGTGTGCGTGTAAAGTAAAACATTCGAGAGTCTAAGTTACATTAATCTCGTTACAATCATTAAACCTAACAATTGACTAGGATAAAGTCGATGCgattcatttttttcgtaGATGAAACATCGAGAGCAGCATagatatgcaataaaatcaaatcacTTCTTGTGTATTTGTGTAACTTTGTGTTGGGtagatatcaattttatcttgTACGATACATTACGTTATTTTCATAACGATATTCTGCGATGTTATTACAttgagatttattaatattgatctcaatattaatattattaatattgagatACATTAAAGAGTTACATTCACATGTGAAATAACACGTAGTACTCGATCGTTTTACaagaatagaaatagaaactaacttgtcataattttatacatcataAATTTAACGAATGGTATCGAAGACATTCGTGTTTTATCAGATTGTAATGAAcaagcaaaaaaaaacattttttaaattacattcgaATAAAATTCGCCAATTGGACGAGTGCGTTCTTCAACTTtgcataaataaagaattcaaATTGCTAATGCGAAACAAAGAAAACATTTACGCTAAAGGGAGAAATACTTTCGTAATGCTACATTTACCGCTACTGTCGATTCGGAGTAATATGATATGCACCTCTGCGATTCACTGATCGAAGATATAGAAATTCACTCTGTTATCTATTATTCTTTCAATTGCAGACACGTTTAAAACACGTATTATTCCTATTGTTTGCTTTAATCCTAGATAATAAATGGATtgtgaaaatttgtaattCGATAGATAGATGATAAAAAGCAGAACGGCTGGCACATTATGTTTATAAACATTTGTGTACATTTATGACAGTGCTGTGCTTATTTCGTTGACATTATCTATTCAAAAAACGTAAACATTTATGCGATCGGTTACACTATTTAATGTGAAATCAGTCGCTCATTTTGCgtgattaattgataaattctaaaaacatatttttattatatttgacgtTCCATTCAAAATGTGTACGAAATCTTATTTTCTCTGAAAAGTTTACAAATTTTCAGAAGATGTACTCCAGTATCTTTTAGATATCTTTTGGACCATTAtactgttattatatataattcaaaattaaaaatggaatATCAAAGCTGATCGGTCACATGAAGATTCGTATTTTTCTAatcgattaaataatcatttactATCGTATATTATCGCCTAATTGAAACGCTGGGACTAGAGAGTATCTATCCAGAGGATAACTGATTGTATATCGAACCAGCATTTTTcaacgctctctctctctctcccttcccctctccctctctctctctcccctctctccctctcgctctttctctcccccctctctctctctctctctctctgtcacaAGCGAATAATCAATTTGCTCATAGTTACATTAAACTAGATTCTTGTTCAGACTCGTCCGCATTTTCagatatattacaaaagaaatctcagttttgtagaaagaaaaagacaacGATGAGAGTACGCAGAAGATGTATGATCGGTGAAATATCTGCAGAAGATGGACGAATTAAAGAGAATTGGCGCAGAAGgaaaaaattcatctttttgAAATAccgaatattttcaaaaattaaaagttgcCTTTATACATTTGGATTATTACACTTCTTACTGTCATTTCCTTTTCATTCTCTCACAATTAGGAAATGAAAAGAGGAAGGAAACCTAACAGATTGATTCTCACTTTCGAAAATCAGACATTCAGATTTTTAGGAATGGATTCCTTCCATTCGTTTCAATTCATCCACGTTTTACAGAGAAGACTCCTCTGGGATTTAGGATTTGCGCAATTAACGTGACTCGTAGTCGATCGATCTGATTGATCGATTGTTTTTAGTACCGCGACGTCACTTTCCCTTCGAGACAGCCGCCATCGGCGTGGGATCGATCTCGTTGACGCTCGTGGAGAGATTCGCAGCAACGACTCTCGGTGGACTGCGCGAAGCTGATCTTCGTGGCTCGCGCGGCGGTAGATTGTTGCAGGTCGTATGATGACCGGCCTCCCAATCACGATGCTGACAAAACGAACCGCAGTATCGGGCGATTCCACAGCCACCGCAAGTCTCTAGGGCCGGCCTCCCACAATTCCAACAGCTCTAgaaaaagtatagaaaatTTCTTGATTTGTGAGAACTCTATTAATGAGATTCTTTATATCTTcatttaagtaatttaaaatttaatttgaacaacataaaaaatttttaaatcggataaaaaataataaatatctcaaaataaaacatttagaGACATtagataaaacaattatatatagatcatATATACAGATTCATAAATATGCATAGTTTCACAATTAAAAGCttcatataagaaaaataataattaatatgttaagaGAAATTAACTGAacgaataattacattatattaattataatcatggctgaaatgaatattaaaaaaaatctctgcatatttcaattaattactaCATTAATAcggtacattttttatatgtaacattttttccGAGAGACAATTAATTAAGCGACTACACTTACGGATCCCATCATGCTGGTCAGATGGATATCCTTTTCGTCTTCGTTGGTTGACGGTGCCGAATTTGTCGTTGTTGTCGGTGTCGTTACATTCCTAGCGTTAGTTTCTACCGCGCTCGAGCTCCCATGAACCCGCAGAAAGGGACCTTGACGGAGACTACCGTGATTTCTTTGAGATAGAGGAAGGTCCAATAGCCGATGAACCCTCAAACGTTCGTTCGCCCTCGATTCCGCAACTGCAACTGCCACAGCACGCTGCACTTCCGCCACCGCAGCTCTTTTTACTTCTAATACAGCTTCCTCTGGAGTTCCCAATAAAACCAATTTCCGATTAACATCtctatcttattaatttactattttattaatattactattttattgctattaataatatcaataatatttaattggtaATTccatcattttaaataatatttctataatataagcacacatatacatttctAACATTATCTagaatttagtaaaaatttcaagagtTTGCATCATATGACTTTCCGGtatggtaaaaaatttgtgaattttatgaaaataccAGCTCTTCGTTTGACCTCGGCCACTCTGTCCTCGGTCGCCCTGATCGTCTGCGCGACAATCTCGCCGGACAATCGCTTCAGACTGCCATCTCGATCGCCAGTGGACGATTCAACCTGCGCGCCGTTAGTTGATGAAGGATTGTTACCGTTGCCGTTGTTGCTGGTGCCGTTCTGTGCCGCGACCACCACACCTGGCGGTGGTGCCGCTGGACTGGAACATCCTCGTCGCTGCAGGATCGCCAATGCTCTCTTCGTTTTCTCGACCATGCCGAGGATGCAGTTCAGCATCACGTGGATATTCTTCCACTCATCGTCAAGACTACCGCCGTTCTGCGTTTGTAAACCATGACCTATCGGCTGCTGCGACTGCTGACTCAGATGATGCGGCGTGGAGAACGCGTTTATCTGATTAATTTGCACGAGGCTAGGTGGTACCGGACTTGGACCATGACCGTGCGCGTGACCTTGAATCGACCCGCCCGCGGAGTGCAACGGATGGTACCAGCAGTAGGACGGGTCTGTcggttgttgctgctgctgttgctgt
It includes:
- the Nvy gene encoding protein CBFA2T1 isoform X5 — its product is MISSKILSKIFSIRNLSSRLASASREKSSREEVVQPEAHSPSSQQHQRLGQQKQTNGSRSEYKGASGCSRSSDNDSPLPSQSVKSELEEASGAANAGPRTDEQGDGSALANGTGSGASRCVSSIFAGHGKLKRLLGTLVQFATDISTDTGDTVRALVLALLSGSMTAEEFHSALQEATNFPLRSFVLPYLKHTLPSLQRDLSSAARANNQSCVQFLRSNESAVLETVGLVPSGESVEVFGEHGGANGIGGGNQCSAHYAMRSNSNPGVGAIQHAAGSNATGAMHHYSSAHTTKRRASDTPYYENGVLLDDMPVYGKRSTNPWSHHHQQQQQQQQQQPTDPSYCWYHPLHSAGGSIQGHAHGHGPSPVPPSLVQINQINAFSTPHHLSQQSQQPIGHGLQTQNGGSLDDEWKNIHVMLNCILGMVEKTKRALAILQRRGCSSPAAPPPGVVVAAQNGTSNNGNGNNPSSTNGAQVESSTGDRDGSLKRLSGEIVAQTIRATEDRVAEVKRRAEEAVLEVKRAAVAEVQRAVAVAVAESRANERLRVHRLLDLPLSQRNHGSLRQGPFLRVHGSSSAVETNARNVTTPTTTTNSAPSTNEDEKDIHLTSMMGSSCWNCGRPALETCGGCGIARYCGSFCQHRDWEAGHHTTCNNLPPREPRRSASRSPPRVVAANLSTSVNEIDPTPMAAVSKGK
- the LOC140669602 gene encoding nucleolar protein 9; the encoded protein is MMGAQEADGKKRKKKRSHMQMAKKFARQRNSRNNLDQDTFEYMIRIVELMRKDFSSPEEKLIFVQNVYKETIGHEVDCARNQIGSYVMDSLLKYASLQAIQKLVQAFESSLRQLSCDKSASHVLEKIIIVCADRGNQISTSSNTATNKTELEKVIDAVIEVKLSEVNSYNNIVLKLSRYFLNNIEEFVFDTYANHVLRTVIKCLGGLIVDSESSKKSTVPNFTDRRPVIQDYKDLLIQSCDRLQKWPQFHQFGKQEITSGLVQCILYSLKDIDEDLTKVIIKKIIKECFKTEEDEKLSNIFNADSSIRILEACLMVAQPKTFKKLYNIYFAENLKHLCLTENTNFSVQRLLDYCNTKELFEEIFDKVSENFPEILKQSFTGILVSTGNACLRLQTKQGAFVNAMIKLLKCDTPTEDQTQLVWCIVTLKDPTQLKAISNNSQPLNLHGSLIIQVILNFNKPIKIVNSLLEMNNEELLQLFNDPKGSRILDAFMDSKYIGEKSREKLYKKLQGIWAELAKSTHGSRCVDKMWLWARMNQKILIMEELAVAGKSLEATKTGKIISTKLNVPLFARSKKDWSESQGKEEKTKALFADIIGKTSKK